GTTCAAATCGAGGAGCACAAGGTCAACGTATCCCTCGGTGAAGCGTTTCAGCGCCTCCTGCCCATCTCCCGCAAGAGCGACATCGTAGTTTTCCGAACGCAGCGCGCGCCCCAAGGATTCCCGGACCGAGGCGTCATCGTCCACGACCAGCACGCGCCCCTTGCAATCGGGCCGCGCAGCGCGCACCGGCCCTTGCGCGGGGACGCGGGCAGACAGGTTCATGCTGGAATCCGAACTCACAGGCACATATCAATGCGATGTTGGCAACTTCGAATGCGCCGCGGTCGTCCCGATTGCGAGCTGTGGAAGACGCTTTTCTGAAACGGTCACGGGCGGCATACTACTTGCGACATGTTTGTGGATGGGAATAGCGGATGCCGTGCCAGCGGCCGCCGCGCTCGCGTTACGCAGTTCAACCCGCACGGCGGAATGCTATGAACCTCGATTCTGCCCGTGCGTGTGATAAGTCCCTGCCCGGCGCTGATAATTTGGTTTCCAATCGAATGGCGAAAAACTTCAAGCTGCGCCTGGGTGGTTTCGCCCTGGCAATCGTGGTTGTCGCGCTGATGATTGGCTGGGCCGCGCACGCCAGTTGGCGCCAGTTTGACCAACTCAGTCGTCGATTGACCGAGATGCAAATCCAGAGCTTCAAGACTGCCGATCAGTTTCGTGCGAATCTCCAGGAGCTAGACTACCTCCTGCTCCGGCATACCATCCTCCGTGACCGGGAAGACCAGGACAGGTTCATGGATCAATGGACAAAAATGGACCAGTGGATCGACACCCAGCGCCCAACCCTGACCAGCGACAAGGAGCAACGGATCCTCGACTCGATCAACGACGCATACGACTTTTACTTCACCGCGGCGACAAACCTGTTGCAACAGGTCTGGGACAAACCGTCCGATGACCGGCCTCTGGCGGCGTTCCGCAAAGTGGAGGACGAATCGGGCCGGTTGCTGGGCCTCGGCAACCAGCTGGTGATCGCGCACCGGGAATCCCTGGACCGCTTTTTGTCGGATTCGCAAAAGTCGCTCGCCTTTTTGCGCGAATTGATTTTGGGCGCCCTGTTCGTGCTCTTTGTCCTGCTTGTGTCGCTGGCCCTCGTGGTTTACAGGGACATGATCATGCCTCTACGCCGCAAACTCATTGAAAGTCACGCTGTCATTCAGCGGCAGGAGAAGCTCGCGTCGCTCGGCGTCCTGGCCGCGGGCGTGGCCCACGAAATCCGCAATCCACTGACGGCAATCAAGGCGCGCCTTTTCACTCAGCAAAAGGTGCTCAATTCAGGGTCGCCGGCCTACGAAGACACGATTGTTATCGGCAACGAAATCGACCGGCTTGAACGGATTGTCAAGGGAGTGCTTCAGTTTGCGCGCCCGCCCGAACCGAGTTTGGTGACTCTTTCCGCGGACGTGCCAGTGCGCGAAGCCGCGGAACTCATGGGCCCGCAACTGGCAAGAAACGGGATCGATTTGAAGATTGATGAGCTGACGGATGCCATGATCCAGGCGGACCCGCAGCAACTCAAGCAGGTGTTTATCAACCTCATCCAAAACGCGGCCGAAAGCATCCACCGAAACGGCACGGTCACTCTCCGGGCGCGCTGCGGCACGGAAAGACTGGGCGGACAATCCCGACCGGCGGTCGTGCTGGAAGTTGAGGACACAGGCCGGGGAATTTCGCAGGAAGTTCAGAAGCGGCTGTTCGATCCGTTCTTCAGCACCAAGGAAGGCGGCACTGGATTGGGCCTCGCCATCGCCGAGCGCATCGTGCAAAAACACGACGGCGTCCTCCGCTTCCGCACGCAGTTGAACCGTGGAACGACGTTTGGCATCCTGTTGCCGAGATTTGCGCCCAAATGAGCCCTCCTCCAAAAGTCCTCCTGATCGAAGACGATGTCCCCGCCGCCTCCGCCTTGCGGCGCGTGCTTGCTGACGAAGGCGTTGACGTTGCCACGGTTACGCGGGGCGACGATGGTCTGGCGCGCGCCGAAAAGGATCTCTTTGACGTTGTCATCACCGACCTGAAGCTGCCCGGTCTCGATGGCATGGAACTGGTGCGTCGTCTTCATGCGTCAAGACCGCGTCTGCCCATCATTCTCATGACGGCCCACGGGACAACAGACACGGCGATCGAAGCCACGAAGCAGGGCGCCTATGATTATCTGCTCAAACCGTTCGAGATGGAGGAACTGATCGAACTGGTTACCAAGGCCTGCGCGAGCAGCCGGTTCATGTCTGAGCCCGTCGAAATGGGCCAGACCATTTCCTCGCGCGACGCGATCATTGGCAACGGCCGCCTGATGCAGGAGCTTTACAAGGAAATTGGCCGTGTGGCCGCAAAACCAGTGACCGTTCTCATCCGCGGTGAAACCGGCTCCGGCAAAGAACTGGTGGCCCGTGCGCTTTACCAGTACAGCGACCGCGCAAACGCCCCGTTTGTTGCGGTCAATTGCGCCGCCATTCCGGAAACCCTGCTGGAGAGCGAGCTGTTCGGCCACGAACGGGGCGCGTTTACCGGCGCGGACATGCGGCGTATCGGCCGTTTCGAGCAGGCGAACGGCGGCACCCTGCTTCTCGACGAAATTGGCGATCTCAGCCTCAGCACGCAGGCCAAGTTACTGCGTGTCCTCCAGGAAAAATGTATTCAACGACTGGGCGGCAAGGAAACGATTCCCGTCAATGTCCGCGTCATCGCTGCAACGCACCGCGATTTGGAGACCGCGATCAAAGAAAGGCTGTTTCGCGAAGACCTGTTTTACCGTCTCAGCGTGGTAATCATCGCCGTCCCACCGCTGCGCCAGCGGGCCGAAGACATCCCCGTGCTCGTGAAATACTTTGTTCAGCGATATGGCGAGGAACTCGGGGTCCAGCAATGTTCAATCCAGCCGGAGGCGCTGGAACTGTTGCGCAGTCAACCCTGGCCGGGCAACGTGCGCGAACTGGAAAATGTCATCCGGCAGGCATTGCTGCTGTCCCGCGGCTACGTCGTCGGCGCCGACCATATTCAGCAGATCATTACACGGACCGCCCAGTCCCTCCCGCAAGCCCGGGAGGCGCTCGCCGGGTTCGTCGCTGAATTGCTCGCGCATGTCCAGGATGGCAAAGAAGACCAGATTTACTCCCGCGCGATGAACGATTTGGAACGCGAACTGTTCGGCCGGGCAATCAAGCTCGCTCAGGGCAATCAGGCCAGGGCGGCGCGCTGGCTCGGTGTGTCGCGCCTGACCATGCGGGAGAAATTGAATCGTTTCGGCCTTCATCCGGCGCAGGACAAAGGCGTCGCTGAAGCGTCGTGACAACCGTTCGAAACAGCGTTCCCTGAACAAGGCGGTTCTGTTGTAAAGTCTCGACTTGTTGCCGATCTGGACCCTAGCCTCACCCCGCATGTCGTGCGCCAGACTGGAAAAAGAACGCACCCGGAAATTGTCTGGCCTGTGCCTTGCGCGCTCGGCCGTCTCACTCGAAGTCTGGCATCGGAATAGAGCTCGGCCAGAAAGGACCCTTTTCAGGACGTTCCTTGTTCTTGCAACCCTGCTTGTCGTGTGTGGTGTGCTTGGTTGTCGCACATTGCGACCACTGCCGCCCGTGAATCTCAGTGAAGCCGGATGGAGGATCCGCAAGGGTCAGACCGTCTGGAGGTCAAAAACGGGAGCCCCGGAGATCGCGGGCGAACTGCTGGTTGCGTCGCGGACGGATGGGCGCGTCTTCCTTAAGTTTGTTAAAACTCCCCTGCCCTTCGTCGTGGCGCAAATCGCCGCGGACGCATGGCAGATTGAATTCATCGTTGAAAACAAGGTGTTTTCCGGCACGGGCAGGCCGCCTTCGCAATTAGGCTGGTTGCAGCTTGCCCAGTGCCTCGCCGGAAACACGCCCGGCTCTAAGTGGCGCTGGCAGAAATTGGAAGACAGCCGCTGGAGGCTCGAAAATAAAATCAGCGGCGAGATGTTAGAGGGATTCCTGGTGCCTTGAGCAACCACCGGATGCATCCTGACCGTAGCGAGACGCCTTCGATTGGATCGTCTCAAGTCCGGGCTGAGCGGCTTCGTACCAAGGCCGGAAAACTGCCGAACATCCGCCAAACCGCCGCGATTCAATTGAATCGAACTTACATCCATCGATCATCGACGTTCCGCAATGGTAATTTCCTTTCCATCGCCCGGGATTAAACCTTAAGACTGCCGCGGCACTTGACTCCGACCATTGGCGGCGGACCGGCGCCAGGGATAGGAACACCAAGTCACAAAGAACGTGAACGATGGAACAACCGGAAGACCGGCCGGGATCATGAAGCTTGCCCGCTGCTCGCTTTGGCTGCTGGCCCTGGTTCCAATCGCGTTGGGGCTGGCGCGACTTCGCTTCGACGTCGAGGTTCTGAACCTGCTGCCGCCCGCGGCCCCTGCTGTCCAGGGATTGAAGATCTATCAGCAGAATTTCGCGAACGCGCGGGAATTGATCCTTTCCGTTCGCGCGCGCGACGCGGAAACCGCTGAAGCCACAGCCAGTGCGATCGCAACCGGTTTGCGGCGCGAGACAAACCTCGTCTCACAAGTCACCTGGCAGCCGCCGTGGCTTGAACGCCCGGCGGAAGCCGCGGAACTGATCGCCTATCTGTGGCTCAACCAACCGCCGGTAATCTTCGGCCAGTTGACGAATCGCCTCGCTGCAACAAATCTCGATGCCTTGCTGACTGCGACCCGCAACGAACTTGCCACCTCCATGTCACCCGGCGACCTTGCGCGGCTGAGTTATGATCCATTTGGCCTGACCCGGCTCCCCGAAAGCGCGTCCGGCTCCGCTCCGCGGTTTGGCGAGGGCCAGGAGATGTTCGCTTCGGCCGACGGCACGTTTCGCATTCTCTTCGTCAGGGCTCACACTGATCTGGCGACCTACCGGGAATGCGCGCATTGGCTCGAAGCCGCGAAGCGAGTGGTGAACGAGACGGTGCCGCCCGCGAAACAGTCCTCATCCGCAGTTTCCCTCGGATACACCGGCCGGCCGGCGTTCGTTGCAGAAATCGCGGGCGGAATGGAACGCGACGTGACGCTTTCAGTGGGCGGAACATCGTTGATCATCGCAACCTTGTTCTGGTTCGCCCATCGGAGATGGAAACCGATGCTCTGGCTGCTGGCGCTGCTGGCCTTGATACTGGCGGGAACACTCGCTCTGGGCGGACTGCTTTTTGGGACCATCAACGTCGTCAGCATGGGATTCGCCGCAATCCTGCTCGGCCTGGCCGTGGATTACGCCGTGGTGCATTACCAGGAAGCGCTGGCTCATCTCGATCTGTCGGTGCCAGAAGTGCGCAGG
The window above is part of the Candidatus Angelobacter sp. genome. Proteins encoded here:
- a CDS encoding ATP-binding protein; the protein is MAKNFKLRLGGFALAIVVVALMIGWAAHASWRQFDQLSRRLTEMQIQSFKTADQFRANLQELDYLLLRHTILRDREDQDRFMDQWTKMDQWIDTQRPTLTSDKEQRILDSINDAYDFYFTAATNLLQQVWDKPSDDRPLAAFRKVEDESGRLLGLGNQLVIAHRESLDRFLSDSQKSLAFLRELILGALFVLFVLLVSLALVVYRDMIMPLRRKLIESHAVIQRQEKLASLGVLAAGVAHEIRNPLTAIKARLFTQQKVLNSGSPAYEDTIVIGNEIDRLERIVKGVLQFARPPEPSLVTLSADVPVREAAELMGPQLARNGIDLKIDELTDAMIQADPQQLKQVFINLIQNAAESIHRNGTVTLRARCGTERLGGQSRPAVVLEVEDTGRGISQEVQKRLFDPFFSTKEGGTGLGLAIAERIVQKHDGVLRFRTQLNRGTTFGILLPRFAPK
- a CDS encoding sigma-54 dependent transcriptional regulator, whose translation is MSPPPKVLLIEDDVPAASALRRVLADEGVDVATVTRGDDGLARAEKDLFDVVITDLKLPGLDGMELVRRLHASRPRLPIILMTAHGTTDTAIEATKQGAYDYLLKPFEMEELIELVTKACASSRFMSEPVEMGQTISSRDAIIGNGRLMQELYKEIGRVAAKPVTVLIRGETGSGKELVARALYQYSDRANAPFVAVNCAAIPETLLESELFGHERGAFTGADMRRIGRFEQANGGTLLLDEIGDLSLSTQAKLLRVLQEKCIQRLGGKETIPVNVRVIAATHRDLETAIKERLFREDLFYRLSVVIIAVPPLRQRAEDIPVLVKYFVQRYGEELGVQQCSIQPEALELLRSQPWPGNVRELENVIRQALLLSRGYVVGADHIQQIITRTAQSLPQAREALAGFVAELLAHVQDGKEDQIYSRAMNDLERELFGRAIKLAQGNQARAARWLGVSRLTMREKLNRFGLHPAQDKGVAEAS
- a CDS encoding response regulator, with amino-acid sequence MNLSARVPAQGPVRAARPDCKGRVLVVDDDASVRESLGRALRSENYDVALAGDGQEALKRFTEGYVDLVLLDLN
- a CDS encoding MMPL family transporter; the encoded protein is MKLARCSLWLLALVPIALGLARLRFDVEVLNLLPPAAPAVQGLKIYQQNFANARELILSVRARDAETAEATASAIATGLRRETNLVSQVTWQPPWLERPAEAAELIAYLWLNQPPVIFGQLTNRLAATNLDALLTATRNELATSMSPGDLARLSYDPFGLTRLPESASGSAPRFGEGQEMFASADGTFRILFVRAHTDLATYRECAHWLEAAKRVVNETVPPAKQSSSAVSLGYTGRPAFVAEIAGGMERDVTLSVGGTSLIIATLFWFAHRRWKPMLWLLALLALILAGTLALGGLLFGTINVVSMGFAAILLGLAVDYAVVHYQEALAHLDLSVPEVRRAIAPSIFWAAVTTITAFLVLNFGGLPGLAQLGSLVGIGVALSALVMIFAFLPPLFPDRRRRGQNVVPATRESRPPGPVGLIHMRAVSAGTAALFLAAMITLLSGRPRMDATANALRPRNSPAYSALEEIKLQLNQKREPLWLIVEGQNE